In Paenibacillus sp. BIC5C1, a genomic segment contains:
- a CDS encoding cobyric acid synthase, whose amino-acid sequence MLQGTASDVGKSVITTALCRIFKQDGFRPAPFKSQNMALNSYVTEDGKEIGRAQGAQAEACGIEATTDMNPILIKPVRDMHSQIVVHGVPLTQMSAWDYRQHFLPEAKQTVMDALNRLRATYDIVLMEGAGSPAEINLKDQDIVNMNLAGWADAPVILISDIDRGGVFASIVGTLELLEPHEVQRVKGFIINKFRGDLSLLQPGLDWLEERTGIPVLGVLPYISDIQIEAEDSVVLDSMRHGKSGQQELDLVVIRYPRISNFTDFDALCREPDVNVRYVTSPDDLGHPDAILLPGTKDTIGDLAFLRASGLEQAIASQTEREHVQLVGICGGYQMLGQRLKDPFAVEANQIQEAHGLGWLPLSTTFLQNKQTVRASGYVHSHHPIRLAKESDPANLLKINGYEIHMGVTECLEPERLTALFEIAHPGGQSFYEGWGTSDGKVWGTYLHGLFESDQFRRSWLNGLREGKGLAPLLETYSARERKEMEFDRVAESLRSSLDMQRVYEIMGVQPPE is encoded by the coding sequence ATGCTGCAAGGGACGGCATCGGATGTGGGGAAGAGTGTAATTACGACGGCCTTATGCCGAATATTCAAACAGGATGGCTTCAGGCCGGCTCCGTTCAAATCACAGAACATGGCACTGAATTCCTACGTCACGGAAGACGGGAAGGAAATCGGAAGAGCTCAAGGGGCGCAAGCCGAGGCATGCGGCATTGAAGCGACGACGGATATGAATCCGATCCTGATCAAGCCGGTTCGGGATATGCATTCCCAGATTGTCGTGCACGGTGTACCTCTTACACAGATGAGTGCATGGGACTACCGGCAGCATTTCCTGCCCGAAGCCAAACAAACGGTTATGGATGCACTGAATCGGTTACGCGCGACGTATGATATTGTGCTGATGGAAGGTGCGGGAAGTCCTGCAGAGATTAATCTGAAGGATCAAGATATCGTTAATATGAATCTGGCGGGATGGGCGGATGCTCCGGTTATTCTGATCTCGGATATTGATCGTGGCGGCGTCTTCGCCTCCATTGTAGGTACACTGGAGCTGCTTGAGCCGCATGAGGTTCAGCGTGTAAAAGGATTCATCATCAACAAGTTTCGCGGAGATCTGTCCTTGCTGCAGCCTGGGTTGGACTGGCTTGAAGAACGGACAGGCATACCTGTATTGGGCGTATTGCCTTACATAAGTGATATTCAGATTGAAGCGGAAGACTCTGTGGTGCTGGACTCCATGCGACATGGAAAATCCGGTCAGCAGGAGCTGGACCTTGTGGTAATTCGTTATCCGCGCATTTCCAATTTTACAGACTTTGATGCTCTTTGCCGGGAACCAGATGTGAATGTGCGATACGTGACTTCTCCCGATGATCTGGGACATCCCGACGCCATTCTGCTTCCAGGTACGAAGGATACCATCGGTGATCTGGCATTTCTACGTGCGTCAGGACTGGAGCAAGCAATTGCCAGCCAGACGGAGCGTGAACATGTTCAACTTGTCGGGATATGTGGTGGATATCAGATGCTCGGTCAGCGTCTCAAAGATCCATTTGCGGTAGAAGCGAATCAGATCCAGGAAGCCCATGGATTGGGATGGCTGCCCCTATCGACAACCTTTCTGCAGAACAAACAAACGGTAAGAGCCTCCGGGTATGTTCATAGTCATCATCCAATTCGTTTGGCTAAGGAAAGCGATCCTGCAAACTTGTTGAAGATTAATGGATATGAGATTCATATGGGTGTTACCGAGTGTCTTGAGCCTGAACGTTTAACGGCCTTGTTCGAGATCGCCCATCCGGGAGGGCAATCCTTTTATGAAGGCTGGGGCACGAGCGATGGTAAAGTATGGGGAACGTACCTGCATGGTTTGTTTGAAAGTGATCAGTTCCGGCGTTCATGGCTGAATGGTTTGCGTGAAGGAAAAGGACTTGCTCCGTTGCTGGAGACATACAGCGCACGTGAACGCAAGGAAATGGAGTTTGACCGTGTAGCTGAATCATTACGTTCTTCCTTGGATATGCAGCGTGTATACGAGATTATGGGCGTTCAGCCACCTGAATAA
- a CDS encoding methyl-accepting chemotaxis protein: MFRNRTVAGKIRGTLFLVLLVASLLFSISFYAVSMNIMQSYVLPQFDKVLSTSIQDIYKNTSASKILQVQSGGAGSEGAALTVESYLAGKAKEHNLDGAYVVSIQDGKATVVIANTSSGMKAGDEIKVEAAMNEATEKKEMEISQVYADSFGVHKAAFIPIAGSNMIMAVSMDAQFIQDKIAQIFWLCLGITALVFVLGWLISTSMIKRVTKPIIKLVQHSKQISQGDLTAELQIKGKDEIAQLASSFQTMTHNLKEMISRALSTSNEVVEGSNDLLKRVESMSGMVKNSSRYAESAEKGSVSIASSAAENARAMEEITQGIMHIASSSAEVSEQIGDAANEAVNGNRLAQDAIQQMERVGQTASESLRYVETMNERSIAIGTIVQSIFEITRQINMLSLNASIEAARAGEHGRGFAVVAGEVRKLAEQSKTATEEISDYLGTIREDAERSVDAMNRVTQEIGSGTHVVQQAGSAFQQLNELIQNVNLTIQTVSASTQQVSAGAEQVSASVEETAQITSKSRQSMQEIASTADLQLNEMDSHSSTVRHLNEQAVELQAAMKNFKIN; this comes from the coding sequence ATGTTTCGAAATCGCACCGTTGCCGGTAAAATCAGAGGCACTTTGTTCCTCGTACTGCTGGTTGCTTCCCTGTTGTTTAGTATCAGTTTCTATGCTGTCTCCATGAATATTATGCAGAGCTACGTGCTTCCACAGTTCGACAAGGTCCTGAGCACGTCCATTCAGGATATATACAAGAACACATCCGCTTCTAAAATTTTGCAAGTACAGAGTGGCGGAGCTGGCTCTGAGGGCGCTGCACTGACCGTGGAATCCTATTTGGCTGGCAAAGCCAAAGAGCATAATCTGGACGGAGCATACGTTGTGTCCATTCAGGATGGTAAAGCTACCGTGGTCATCGCAAATACCTCCTCGGGCATGAAAGCCGGAGATGAGATTAAAGTAGAAGCAGCAATGAATGAGGCCACTGAGAAAAAAGAAATGGAAATTAGCCAGGTTTATGCCGATTCCTTCGGTGTACATAAAGCAGCCTTTATACCGATCGCAGGAAGTAACATGATCATGGCTGTTAGCATGGATGCCCAATTCATTCAGGACAAAATTGCACAGATCTTCTGGTTGTGCCTCGGTATCACGGCATTGGTCTTTGTGCTCGGATGGCTCATCTCGACTAGCATGATCAAACGTGTAACCAAGCCAATCATCAAGCTCGTTCAACATAGCAAACAGATATCACAAGGAGATCTGACTGCCGAGCTTCAGATTAAAGGCAAGGATGAAATTGCACAGCTCGCTTCAAGCTTCCAAACGATGACTCATAATTTGAAAGAAATGATTAGCCGCGCCCTCTCCACTTCCAATGAAGTTGTAGAAGGCTCCAATGATTTGCTCAAACGGGTAGAATCCATGTCCGGTATGGTGAAAAACTCCAGTCGTTATGCAGAAAGTGCCGAGAAAGGCAGCGTAAGTATCGCTTCCAGCGCAGCCGAAAATGCCAGAGCCATGGAAGAAATCACGCAAGGCATTATGCATATTGCCTCCTCTTCTGCCGAAGTATCCGAGCAGATCGGAGATGCGGCAAACGAAGCTGTTAACGGTAATCGACTGGCTCAGGATGCCATTCAGCAAATGGAACGTGTTGGCCAAACCGCGAGCGAATCTCTGCGTTATGTTGAAACGATGAACGAGCGTTCGATCGCCATAGGGACCATCGTTCAATCCATTTTTGAAATCACGAGACAGATTAACATGCTGTCCCTCAACGCTTCCATTGAAGCAGCGCGTGCGGGAGAGCATGGACGCGGGTTCGCGGTCGTTGCCGGAGAAGTACGCAAACTGGCAGAGCAATCCAAAACAGCTACTGAGGAAATCTCCGATTACTTGGGTACCATTCGTGAAGATGCAGAACGTTCCGTTGATGCCATGAACCGGGTAACCCAAGAGATTGGATCAGGTACTCATGTGGTTCAGCAGGCAGGCTCGGCATTCCAGCAGCTTAATGAATTGATTCAGAACGTTAATCTGACGATTCAGACGGTATCAGCCTCTACCCAGCAAGTATCTGCTGGAGCTGAACAAGTCAGCGCTTCCGTGGAAGAAACGGCTCAGATCACGTCCAAGTCCCGTCAAAGCATGCAAGAGATTGCTTCTACAGCGGATCTCCAACTGAATGAGATGGATTCCCATTCCAGCACCGTACGTCATCTGAATGAGCAAGCGGTAGAACTGCAAGCCGCCATGAAGAACTTCAAAATAAACTAA
- a CDS encoding L-cystine transporter, translating to MNTFLIILNVVVMLALLGVLFWMQKKHISFTKRVFAGLGIGVVYGVILQLIYTSDSDIITKSVDWFNLAGSGYVRLLQMVVIPLIMVSIISAIMNLKGKQNLGKMSLSIIAILLITTAIAASVSIVTSLSFNLTSIEIEGGDRELAQGQKMEERLVDVKDQTIPQQVLEFIPSNPFADMTGERRTSTLAVVIFSAFIGVAVLGLDRKKPQQAETFRGMVNAVYAVVMRIVTLVLRLTPYGILALITKVTATTNPDEILKLIKFVIASYVALIVMFIIHLIIISLFGFNPITYVKKVLPTLIFAFTSRSSAAAIPLNVETQTKRLGVSDGIANLSASFGATIGQNGCAGIYPAMLAVMIAPTVGIDPMSWDFIITLILVVVISSFGVAGVGGGATFASLIVLSTMNLPVALAGLLISVEPLIDMGRTALNVNDSMTAGLVSSKILKENDQDTFNDQSRDLDSAVQV from the coding sequence ATGAATACCTTTTTAATCATTTTGAACGTCGTGGTTATGCTCGCTCTTCTGGGTGTCCTGTTCTGGATGCAGAAGAAACATATTTCGTTTACCAAGCGTGTATTTGCGGGTCTGGGCATTGGGGTCGTATACGGCGTCATTCTGCAATTGATCTACACCTCTGATTCTGACATCATTACCAAGTCGGTCGATTGGTTTAATCTGGCCGGTTCAGGATATGTTCGTTTGTTACAAATGGTTGTAATTCCATTGATTATGGTTTCCATCATTTCGGCCATCATGAATCTGAAAGGCAAGCAGAATCTCGGTAAAATGAGCCTTTCGATTATCGCAATCCTGCTCATCACCACAGCGATTGCCGCAAGTGTAAGTATTGTGACCAGCTTGAGCTTCAACCTGACTTCCATTGAGATCGAAGGTGGAGACAGAGAGCTCGCACAAGGGCAGAAGATGGAGGAACGTCTCGTTGACGTGAAGGACCAGACGATTCCACAGCAAGTGCTGGAATTCATTCCGTCGAATCCATTCGCGGACATGACCGGAGAGCGTCGTACATCCACGCTGGCTGTTGTTATTTTCTCGGCCTTTATCGGAGTAGCGGTGCTTGGACTGGATCGCAAAAAACCACAGCAGGCGGAAACGTTCCGCGGCATGGTTAATGCGGTATATGCGGTGGTTATGCGGATTGTAACGCTGGTGCTCAGGCTGACGCCTTACGGGATTTTGGCGCTGATTACGAAGGTAACCGCCACAACGAACCCGGATGAGATTCTGAAGCTGATCAAATTCGTCATTGCTTCCTACGTGGCGTTAATCGTTATGTTCATCATCCACCTGATTATTATTTCACTGTTTGGCTTCAATCCAATTACGTATGTGAAAAAGGTTCTGCCAACGCTGATCTTTGCTTTCACATCCCGTTCAAGTGCGGCAGCGATTCCGCTTAACGTGGAGACACAAACGAAGAGATTGGGTGTTTCGGACGGGATTGCGAACTTGTCGGCAAGCTTCGGGGCGACCATTGGTCAAAACGGCTGCGCCGGGATCTATCCGGCCATGCTGGCGGTCATGATTGCTCCTACGGTCGGGATCGACCCGATGAGCTGGGACTTCATCATTACCCTGATCCTGGTAGTCGTGATCAGTTCATTCGGCGTAGCCGGTGTAGGCGGCGGGGCAACCTTCGCTTCCTTGATCGTGTTGTCCACGATGAACCTGCCGGTTGCTTTGGCAGGATTGCTGATCTCGGTTGAACCGCTCATCGACATGGGCCGTACGGCGCTGAACGTGAACGATTCGATGACCGCAGGTCTCGTATCCAGCAAAATTTTGAAAGAAAACGATCAGGATACATTCAATGATCAAAGTCGTGATCTGGATTCCGCCGTTCAGGTGTAA
- a CDS encoding queuosine precursor transporter yields MFNLGWGALFVLVTYGFFLLCYRLFGKKGLYAWIGVATVIANIQVTKTIDIMGIVLTLGNTMYVSMYLTSDLLNEKYGPGEARKAVWFGFFTLIMTTVLMQMVLFFEPASTDFAQDSMKTLFGLLPRLALGSLTAYFISQFLDVRLYTWLRKLAPGRNQLWIRTNGSSIISSFADTLVFCTIAFAFIYPWDVWLEIFLTTYVIKFVLTAVGTPFLYAARSFKFKDET; encoded by the coding sequence GTGTTTAATTTAGGGTGGGGAGCGCTTTTTGTTCTCGTAACGTATGGCTTTTTTCTTTTGTGTTACCGTTTGTTCGGTAAAAAGGGTCTATATGCCTGGATTGGTGTGGCAACGGTTATTGCCAACATTCAGGTGACCAAAACAATAGATATTATGGGGATCGTTTTAACGCTGGGCAATACGATGTATGTCAGCATGTACTTGACCAGTGATCTGCTCAATGAGAAGTATGGACCAGGTGAGGCACGTAAAGCCGTATGGTTCGGGTTCTTCACTTTGATTATGACCACCGTGTTGATGCAGATGGTATTGTTCTTTGAACCGGCATCAACGGACTTTGCACAGGATTCGATGAAAACCCTCTTTGGTCTGCTGCCACGCCTGGCACTCGGAAGTCTGACAGCTTATTTCATCAGTCAGTTCCTGGACGTGCGACTGTACACTTGGCTGCGTAAGTTGGCGCCAGGGCGTAATCAGTTGTGGATACGTACCAACGGTAGCTCGATCATCAGTTCTTTTGCGGATACGCTGGTATTTTGCACGATTGCGTTTGCCTTCATCTATCCATGGGACGTCTGGCTTGAAATTTTCTTGACGACGTACGTGATCAAATTTGTATTGACCGCGGTAGGAACCCCGTTTCTATATGCTGCACGAAGCTTTAAATTCAAGGATGAAACCTAG
- a CDS encoding Xaa-Pro peptidase family protein — MNQTPLSRLEAGLSTQGLDAMLITDPKHIYYLTGFASNPHERFLGLVLARGEDPLLIVPALDEEAAAAASSVSNIATHSDTDNPYALFERYQGRLGRVGLEKEYVTVARYEQLTAALGAANFEDVGPLLRTLRVKKTPEEVARIRHAIHLIEETLRQGLSHVRTGVTEIELVAEMEYQMKKLGADGPSFDTMVLTGPKTGLPHGTPGERKLQHGDLLMFDMGVYAGGYASDITRTFAFGDISPELKTIYNTVLAANEAAIRAVKPGVTCAEIDRAARQVTEEAGYGERFLHRVGHGMGIDVHEYPSLHGQNTDILEEGTVFTIEPGIYVTGAGGVRIEDDVLVTETGVEVLTSYPKELQILTD, encoded by the coding sequence ATGAATCAAACTCCTTTATCCCGGCTGGAAGCTGGACTGTCTACACAAGGGTTGGACGCCATGCTGATTACTGATCCGAAACATATTTACTATTTAACAGGTTTTGCAAGTAATCCGCATGAGCGTTTCCTCGGGCTTGTTCTTGCACGAGGCGAAGATCCGTTGTTGATCGTGCCTGCACTCGACGAGGAAGCCGCCGCAGCCGCTTCTTCGGTCTCCAACATTGCCACACATTCAGATACGGACAATCCTTACGCCTTATTTGAGCGTTATCAAGGACGTCTGGGCCGCGTAGGTCTCGAAAAAGAATACGTGACTGTCGCACGTTATGAACAGTTGACCGCCGCACTTGGTGCTGCCAACTTTGAAGATGTCGGTCCTCTGCTTCGCACCTTACGGGTGAAAAAAACACCGGAAGAAGTTGCTCGCATTCGCCATGCCATTCATCTGATCGAAGAGACGCTTCGTCAAGGACTGTCTCATGTTCGTACAGGGGTAACCGAAATCGAACTGGTTGCCGAAATGGAATATCAGATGAAGAAACTGGGTGCGGACGGCCCTTCCTTTGATACCATGGTGCTCACAGGACCCAAAACAGGCTTACCACACGGCACACCAGGTGAACGCAAATTGCAGCATGGCGATCTGTTGATGTTCGATATGGGTGTCTACGCTGGTGGGTATGCATCAGATATTACGCGCACGTTTGCCTTTGGTGACATTTCACCTGAACTTAAAACCATCTATAACACTGTGCTCGCAGCAAACGAAGCTGCCATTCGTGCAGTTAAGCCAGGTGTCACCTGTGCGGAAATTGACCGTGCAGCACGCCAGGTTACGGAAGAAGCCGGATACGGTGAACGTTTCCTGCACAGAGTTGGACATGGAATGGGCATTGACGTGCATGAATATCCTTCATTGCATGGTCAGAACACGGACATACTGGAGGAAGGTACGGTATTTACAATTGAGCCAGGTATTTATGTAACCGGAGCAGGCGGTGTACGTATCGAGGATGATGTACTTGTGACGGAAACCGGCGTTGAGGTGCTGACATCCTATCCGAAAGAGCTGCAAATTCTGACGGACTAA
- a CDS encoding PQQ-dependent sugar dehydrogenase, translated as MNNRLSVPLYASLLSMALLTACASGDPTTESQQTSQGQGTGQGQTAEGSNNGANGGEEETDENAVIPYEASVLAAGLNVPWELVSVSDGRMFVTERPGTIRVIENGELASEPLIDFSAPFNEEGEGGLLGLAADPDFDNNGYLYAYHSYLEGDGDIANRVLRLKVSDGKATVDKELLSDIPGGVNHNGGRIKIGPDNLLYITTGERYEPELAQNKDSLGGKILRIGLDGSIPEDNPWPNSPVYSMGHRNAQGLAWNPDNGYLYATEHGQRNFDEINRIEAGENYGWPEVEGDDDDKGTYQAPLAHSGDETWAPSGVVFIEEGPWAGSLLAANLRGEQLLKINLSEDGTQVTQVEPIFKDEWGRIRNVTAGEDGKLYVLTNNRDGRGSPRDGDDQLIVLTPKP; from the coding sequence ATGAATAATCGACTAAGCGTTCCGTTATATGCTTCGTTACTCAGTATGGCTTTGCTAACAGCCTGTGCTTCGGGTGACCCGACGACAGAATCGCAGCAGACATCACAAGGACAGGGTACAGGTCAGGGACAGACAGCGGAAGGTAGTAATAACGGTGCGAATGGTGGAGAAGAGGAAACAGATGAGAATGCTGTAATTCCTTACGAGGCTTCTGTGCTAGCGGCCGGACTCAATGTACCCTGGGAGTTGGTAAGCGTGTCTGATGGACGGATGTTTGTAACAGAGCGACCGGGTACCATTCGGGTCATCGAGAACGGAGAATTGGCATCTGAACCTCTGATTGATTTTTCTGCACCATTTAATGAAGAAGGGGAAGGTGGCCTGCTTGGACTTGCTGCCGATCCGGACTTTGACAATAATGGCTATCTGTATGCATACCATTCTTATCTGGAAGGTGATGGTGACATTGCCAATCGGGTATTGCGCTTGAAGGTAAGTGACGGGAAGGCGACCGTGGACAAGGAGCTGCTCAGTGACATTCCTGGCGGCGTGAATCACAATGGAGGACGGATCAAGATTGGCCCGGACAATCTGCTCTATATTACAACAGGTGAACGGTACGAACCGGAGCTGGCCCAGAACAAAGATAGCCTGGGTGGCAAAATATTGCGGATTGGTCTCGACGGATCGATCCCAGAAGATAACCCTTGGCCTAATTCACCTGTGTACAGCATGGGGCATCGGAACGCACAGGGCCTGGCTTGGAACCCGGACAATGGCTATCTGTATGCCACAGAGCATGGTCAGCGTAATTTTGATGAAATTAACCGCATTGAAGCTGGTGAGAATTATGGCTGGCCAGAGGTAGAGGGAGACGATGATGACAAGGGCACATATCAGGCTCCGCTTGCGCATAGTGGAGATGAAACATGGGCTCCATCAGGTGTAGTCTTTATAGAGGAAGGGCCATGGGCCGGATCGCTGCTTGCTGCCAATCTGCGGGGTGAACAACTGCTTAAAATTAATCTGTCCGAAGATGGTACACAAGTAACGCAGGTGGAGCCGATTTTTAAAGACGAGTGGGGACGTATTCGCAATGTGACTGCCGGAGAAGACGGGAAGTTATATGTGCTCACGAACAACCGGGATGGCAGGGGATCTCCACGCGATGGGGATGACCAACTGATCGTTCTGACGCCGAAACCGTAA
- a CDS encoding MBL fold metallo-hydrolase: MNNQYMEITVLNLHIVTPAGKNPIYPVMLRDEDGITLVDTGMIGQFAELQSALEHEGVQLSDIKRIIVTHSDIDHIGNLGALVNAIAEVEIWAHSDEIPYITGKEPMIKFTPERKALLPEPIAELAEQLISQRTEFKISKVLEDGDMLPLQGGIQVIHTPGHTPGHICLYFREQQFLLAADELRVVDDELVGPSPPATPDMPEALRSLKRLLGLKLEKVLCYHGGEFTNDPSQRIAELAESAD; the protein is encoded by the coding sequence ATGAACAATCAATACATGGAAATTACGGTTCTAAATCTTCATATTGTCACACCTGCGGGTAAAAACCCGATCTACCCTGTTATGTTGCGCGATGAAGATGGTATTACGCTTGTGGATACAGGCATGATTGGGCAATTCGCCGAACTTCAATCCGCACTTGAGCACGAAGGCGTTCAGTTATCTGATATCAAGCGCATTATTGTAACCCATTCCGATATAGACCACATTGGTAATCTTGGTGCTCTGGTGAATGCGATTGCGGAAGTGGAAATCTGGGCGCATAGCGATGAAATTCCGTATATCACAGGCAAAGAGCCCATGATCAAGTTCACACCAGAACGCAAAGCGTTGCTGCCAGAACCTATAGCGGAGCTGGCGGAACAATTGATCTCACAACGGACTGAGTTCAAAATCTCCAAAGTGTTAGAGGACGGTGACATGCTGCCTTTACAAGGCGGCATCCAGGTCATTCATACACCAGGACACACCCCAGGACATATCTGTCTGTACTTCCGGGAGCAACAATTCCTGCTCGCTGCCGATGAATTGCGTGTGGTCGATGATGAATTGGTGGGTCCTTCTCCACCCGCAACACCGGACATGCCTGAAGCACTGCGCAGCTTGAAAAGATTACTTGGCCTAAAGCTGGAGAAGGTGCTTTGTTACCATGGTGGCGAGTTTACCAATGACCCGAGTCAGCGCATTGCCGAACTCGCGGAGAGTGCGGACTAA
- a CDS encoding SDR family oxidoreductase, giving the protein MSTKTAIVTGANSGMGLATTIELARQGYHVIMACRSEKRGQQALQEALRQSGSTAIELMLCDLGSLESIRHFAQSFRERYDTLDVLVNNAGVVMLKRKETSDGFEQAIGINHLGHFLLTLLLIEPLKSAKQGRIVNVSSGAYKAGKIHFEDPHLHKGYNPIKSYAQSKLANVLFTRVLARKLAETRITVNCLHPGAVGTSIGVDRNTGFGTRIMALVGKLPFFLSPEEGAQTAIYLATSPEVAGVTGRYFYQQKDQELKAHALDAADAERFWTWSEEQVGLRPEEKL; this is encoded by the coding sequence ATGTCGACAAAGACAGCCATTGTTACGGGAGCCAACTCAGGTATGGGTTTGGCAACCACCATCGAACTTGCAAGGCAAGGGTATCACGTGATTATGGCATGCCGCAGCGAGAAGCGCGGACAGCAGGCACTGCAGGAGGCGCTGCGTCAGTCCGGCTCTACTGCGATTGAACTGATGCTGTGTGACCTGGGGTCACTGGAAAGCATCCGTCATTTTGCCCAATCCTTCCGTGAGCGTTACGATACACTTGACGTTCTCGTTAATAATGCGGGTGTCGTCATGTTGAAGCGCAAGGAAACCTCCGACGGTTTCGAGCAAGCCATCGGTATTAACCATCTTGGACATTTTCTGCTTACCTTACTCCTGATCGAACCTTTGAAGTCTGCGAAGCAGGGGCGTATTGTGAATGTTTCGTCTGGTGCCTACAAAGCCGGGAAAATCCATTTCGAGGATCCCCATCTGCACAAAGGTTACAATCCAATCAAAAGTTACGCTCAATCCAAGCTGGCAAACGTGTTGTTCACCCGTGTTCTGGCCCGCAAATTGGCGGAAACCCGAATCACGGTTAACTGCCTCCATCCCGGTGCGGTGGGGACAAGTATTGGCGTGGACCGCAATACCGGTTTTGGCACACGAATTATGGCTTTGGTGGGCAAACTACCGTTTTTCCTTTCACCGGAAGAAGGAGCACAAACGGCCATCTATCTTGCTACAAGTCCTGAAGTCGCCGGGGTAACCGGGCGTTACTTCTATCAACAAAAGGACCAGGAATTGAAAGCCCATGCGCTGGATGCGGCAGATGCTGAGCGTTTCTGGACATGGAGTGAAGAGCAAGTTGGACTTAGACCCGAAGAGAAATTGTAA